A part of Cannabis sativa cultivar Pink pepper isolate KNU-18-1 chromosome 6, ASM2916894v1, whole genome shotgun sequence genomic DNA contains:
- the LOC115725173 gene encoding cysteine-rich receptor-like protein kinase 24 has translation MNSFKMPLLFLLLVITMLHQSCNAKHMKCSSSYYSSCGNISNITSPFRLTTDPSSCGDLRYNLSCENNITVLNLPVHDRESSYSSEIKYQRFYVREINYNNYTIRVVDPNFHKHDENYSTLFANNSLSFENVYGRYAAQICTSKKEKIIYPIKYRKISKTLALIICERRVMNSSYIDATPCMLRNDNNSSFVWSYYLLDADEMSPFELDFCLIQQVTLIDESFHASSCHDINRQLAYGFHLSWIQGLDKTWHQQCSLDENSNKVYCRYLRCVSEDIFEPGNQRFCDVTFVILIRQTMFYIKYFLYDEGRYKYTVGFLVPRELPGLLFLISLVVYSWRRRHLSMYNDIEEFLQSHNNLMPIRYSYRDIKKITKGFKEKLGEGGFGSVYKGQLCSGPFVAVKMLGKCKTNNGQDFINEVATIGKVHHVNIVRLIGFCVEGKRWALIYDFMANGSLDKYIFSQEKMNVSLCYAKVFEISVGIARGIEYLHQGCDMHILHFDIKPHNILLDENFIPKVSDFGLARSCSLENNLASLTAARGTLGYIAPELFYKNIGRVSAKSDVYSFGMLLMEMANQRKNVNAATENSSRIFFPLWIHKQFNEGKDIQIDEYATKEDLKTIKKMVIVALWCIQLKPCDRPTMSEVIEMLEGNLESLQVPPNLHLYPQNQEKNNNETSFSSTISMDEYSVDVNQ, from the exons ATGAACTCTTTCAAAATgcctcttctttttcttttgctaGTCATAACGATGCTCCATCAAAGTTGCAACGCAAAACATATGAAatgttcttcttcttattattctTCATGTGGAAATATCTCTAATATAACATCTCCTTTTCGACTCACAACTGATCCTTCGAGCTGTGGAGACTTAAGGTACAATCTTTCTTGCGAGAACAACATTACAGTCTTAAACTTGCCTGTTCATGATCGAGAAAGTTCTTACAGTTCGGAGATCAAATATCAAAGATTTTACGTAAGAGAAATAAACTATAATAACTATACGATTCGAGTTGTAGATCCAAATTTTCACAAACATGATGAAAATTACTCAACCTTGTTTGCCAACAATAGTTTGTCCTTTGAAAATGTCTATGGTAGATATGCAGCACAAATATGTACttcgaaaaaagaaaaaataatttatcctattaagtatagaaaaatttcgaaaactTTAGCGTTAATTATCTGCGAAAGAAGAGTGATGAATTCTTCTTACATTGATGCTACTCCATGCATGTTAAGAAATGATAATAACAGTAGTTTTGTTTGGTCATATTATCTATTGGATGCGGATGAAATGAGTCCTTTTGAGTTGGATTTTTGCTTGATACAACAAGTGACTCTCATAGATGAAAGCTTTCATGCTTCCTCTTGTCATGACATCAATAGACAGTTAGCATATGGTTTTCATCTTTCGTGGATTCAAGGTTTGGACAAAACATGGCATCAACAATGTTCTCTCGATGAAAATTCCAACAAAGTTTATTGTCGTTATTTAAGATGTGTGAGTGAAGATATATTTGAACCAGGGAATCAACGATTTTGTGATG TGACATTTGTAATACTTATTCGTCAGACTATGTTTTACATAAAAT ATTTTTTATATGATGAAGGACGTTACAAATACACTG TGGGATTCTTGGTGCCAAGAGAGTTACCTGgacttttatttttgatttcccTAGTGGTGTATAGTTGGAGAAGGCGTCATTTATCAATGTACAATGACATCGAAGAATTTCTCCAAAGTCATAACAATCTCATGCCAATACGATATTCTTATCGGGACATTAAGAAGATCACCAAAGGGTTTAAGGAGAAACTTGGTGAAGGAGGGTTTGGATCTGTATATAAAGGACAACTTTGTAGTGGTCCTTTTGTTGCCGTCAAAATGCTAGGAAAATGCAAGACTAATAATGGTCAAGATTTCATCAATGAAGTAGCTACCATTGGAAAAGTTCACCATGTTAATATTGTGAGATTGATCGGTTTTTGTGTTGAAGGGAAAAGGTGGGCTCTTATATACGATTTCATGGCTAATGGATCTCtagataagtatattttttcacaAGAAAAAATGAATGTCTCCTTATGTTATGCCAAAGTATTTGAAATTTCAGTTGGAATAGCTCGTGGTATTGAGTATCTTCATCAAGGTTGTGATATGCATATTCTTCATTTTGATATTAAACCTCACAACATTCTTttagatgaaaattttattccAAAAGTTTCTGATTTCGGGCTAGCAAGATCATGTTCTCTAGAAAATAATTTAGCCTCTTTAACTGCTGCAAGAGGAACCTTGGGATATATAGCTCCAGAattattctataaaaatattggaAGAGTATCTGCTAAATCCGATGTGTATAGTTTTGGAATGCTATTAATGGAAATGGCAAATCAACGGAAAAATGTGAATGCAGCTACTGAAAACTCAAGCCGCATCTTTTTTCCCTTATGGATACACAAGCAATTCAACGAAGGAAAAGATATACAAATAGATGAATATGCAACAAAAGAAGATTTGAAGACAATAAAGAAGATGGTTATAGTTGCGTTGTGGTGTATACAACTAAAACCTTGTGATCGTCCTACAATGAGTGAAGTCATAGAAATGCTTGAAGGTAACCTTGAAAGCCTACAAGTACCTCCAAATCTTCACCTATATCCTCAAAATcaagagaaaaataataatgagaCATCTTTCTCATCAACAATTTCTATGGATGAGTATTCTGTAGATGTCAACCAGTAG